Proteins co-encoded in one Pseudomonas beijingensis genomic window:
- a CDS encoding mannitol dehydrogenase family protein → MKLNRQNLHNLNAEVALPAYNLGDRRQGIAHIGVGGFHRAHQAYYTDALMNTGEGLDWAICGVGLRPEDRRARDDLAGQDYLFTLYELGDTDDTEVRVVGAIADMLLAEDDTQTLIDKLADPQIRIVSLTITEGGYCIDDSNGEFMAHLPQIQHDLVHPEAPKTVFGFLCAALAKRRAAGTPAFTLMSCDNLPHNGAVTRKALLAFAALRDPELGQWIDANVSFPNAMVDRITPMTSSAHRLQLHDEHGIDDAWPVVCEPFVQWVLEDKFVNGRPAWEKVGVQFTDDVSPYEEMKIKLLNGSHLALTYLGFLKGYRFVHETMNDPLFVRYMRAYMDLDVTPQLAPVPGIDLTDYKNTLVERFSNQAIADQLERVCSDGSSKFPKFTVPTINRLIADGGETRRAALVVAAWAVYLKGVDENGVTYSIPDPRAAFCQALVADDALVTQRLLEVEEIFGTAIPRSPEFVAAFEWCCNSLREHGVTRTLERVLTEAN, encoded by the coding sequence ATGAAACTCAACCGACAGAACCTGCACAACCTCAACGCCGAGGTCGCCCTGCCCGCTTATAACCTGGGCGACCGTCGCCAGGGCATCGCCCACATCGGCGTGGGTGGTTTCCACCGTGCGCACCAGGCGTATTACACCGATGCGTTGATGAACACCGGCGAAGGACTCGACTGGGCCATTTGTGGCGTAGGACTTCGACCCGAAGACCGTCGCGCCCGGGATGACCTGGCCGGCCAGGATTATTTGTTCACGCTTTATGAGTTGGGCGACACCGACGACACCGAAGTCCGCGTCGTCGGCGCCATCGCCGACATGCTATTGGCCGAAGATGACACCCAGACGCTGATCGACAAACTGGCCGACCCGCAAATCCGCATCGTTTCGCTGACCATCACCGAAGGTGGCTATTGCATCGACGACAGCAATGGCGAGTTCATGGCCCACCTGCCGCAGATCCAGCATGACCTGGTCCATCCCGAGGCGCCGAAAACGGTTTTCGGCTTCCTCTGTGCCGCCCTGGCCAAGCGCCGCGCGGCTGGCACCCCGGCGTTCACGCTGATGTCCTGCGATAACCTGCCCCACAATGGCGCAGTCACTCGCAAGGCGCTGCTGGCGTTTGCCGCGCTGCGCGACCCGGAACTGGGTCAATGGATCGACGCAAACGTGAGTTTCCCCAATGCCATGGTCGATCGCATTACCCCGATGACCAGCAGCGCCCATCGCTTGCAATTGCATGACGAACACGGCATCGACGACGCTTGGCCGGTGGTCTGCGAACCGTTCGTGCAATGGGTGCTGGAAGACAAGTTCGTCAACGGTCGCCCGGCCTGGGAAAAGGTCGGCGTGCAATTCACCGATGACGTTTCTCCCTATGAAGAGATGAAAATCAAGCTGCTCAACGGCAGTCACCTGGCGTTGACCTACCTGGGCTTTCTCAAGGGTTATCGCTTCGTCCACGAAACCATGAACGACCCGCTGTTCGTGCGTTACATGCGCGCCTACATGGACCTGGACGTGACGCCGCAGCTGGCACCGGTGCCGGGCATCGACCTGACCGACTACAAGAACACCCTGGTGGAACGCTTTTCCAACCAAGCGATTGCCGACCAGTTGGAGCGGGTCTGTTCGGACGGCTCGTCGAAGTTTCCAAAATTCACCGTTCCGACCATCAATCGTTTGATTGCCGACGGCGGCGAAACCCGCCGTGCGGCGCTGGTCGTGGCGGCCTGGGCGGTGTACCTGAAGGGTGTGGACGAGAACGGCGTGACGTATTCGATCCCGGACCCACGGGCGGCGTTCTGCCAGGCCTTGGTGGCTGACGATGCGCTGGTGACCCAGCGGCTGCTGGAGGTGGAAGAAATCTTTGGCACCGCGATCCCCCGTTCGCCAGAATTCGTGGCAGCCTTCGAATGGTGCTGCAACAGCTTGCGCGAGCACGGGGTTACGCGAACACTTGAGCGGGTACTGACCGAGGCGAACTAA
- the ilvA gene encoding threonine ammonia-lyase, biosynthetic, which yields MTAAHAEQTLLEHYVKRILAAPVYELAVRTPLQAAPALSEALGNRILLKREDLQPTFSFKVRGAYNKLVHLTPEQRARGVITASAGNHAQGVALAARELGISASIVMPVSTPQLKVLGVRNRGAEALLHGESFPFALAHALELAEQTGREFVSPFDDPDVIAGQGTVAMEILRQHPGRLDAIFVPVGGGGLIAGIAAYVKYLRPEVRIIGVESQHSACLQAALAAGERVTLPEVGTFADGVAVAQIGAHGLDICRFCVDEVMTVTNDQLCAAIKDIYDDTRSITEPSGALAVAGIKQYVARTGARGETLVAIDSGANINFDSLRHVAERAAVGGL from the coding sequence ATGACCGCTGCCCACGCCGAGCAAACCCTACTCGAGCACTATGTAAAGAGAATCCTCGCCGCGCCGGTCTACGAATTGGCCGTGCGCACGCCACTGCAAGCGGCGCCCGCACTGTCCGAAGCCCTGGGCAACCGGATCCTGCTCAAGCGCGAAGACTTGCAACCGACCTTTTCCTTCAAGGTCCGCGGTGCCTACAACAAGCTCGTGCACCTGACCCCGGAGCAGCGGGCCCGTGGCGTCATCACCGCGTCAGCCGGTAATCATGCCCAAGGCGTCGCGCTGGCGGCACGGGAGCTGGGTATTTCGGCCAGCATCGTCATGCCCGTGAGCACCCCGCAACTGAAAGTGCTGGGCGTGCGCAACCGCGGCGCCGAGGCGTTGCTGCATGGGGAAAGTTTTCCGTTTGCCCTGGCCCATGCGCTGGAACTGGCGGAGCAGACCGGGCGGGAGTTCGTCTCGCCGTTCGATGACCCGGACGTGATTGCCGGCCAGGGCACCGTCGCCATGGAAATCCTGCGCCAGCATCCTGGCCGGCTGGACGCGATTTTTGTCCCGGTCGGCGGCGGTGGGTTGATCGCCGGGATCGCGGCCTACGTCAAGTACCTGCGCCCGGAGGTACGCATCATCGGCGTCGAGTCACAGCACTCGGCCTGTCTCCAGGCCGCGCTGGCCGCAGGGGAGCGGGTCACCTTGCCCGAGGTGGGAACCTTCGCTGACGGCGTGGCCGTGGCGCAGATCGGTGCCCATGGCCTGGATATCTGCCGTTTCTGTGTCGACGAGGTAATGACCGTGACCAACGACCAACTGTGCGCCGCGATCAAGGACATCTATGACGACACCCGTTCCATCACCGAACCGTCAGGGGCATTGGCGGTGGCGGGCATCAAGCAATACGTGGCGCGCACGGGCGCGCGAGGCGAGACGCTGGTAGCGATCGATTCGGGTGCCAACATCAATTTCGACAGTTTGCGTCACGTGGCGGAGCGGGCGGCGGTGGGCGGTCTTTGA
- a CDS encoding ABC transporter substrate-binding protein gives MKPSVKALLVSTCMTLSSVSFGAETLTIATVNNSDMIRMQKLSKTFEAEHPDIKLNWVVLEENVLRQRLTTDIATQGGQFDVLTIGMYEAALWGAKGWLEPMKDLPASYDLDDVFPSVRDGLSVKGSLYALPFYAESSITYYRTDLFKNAGLTMPEHPTWTQIGEFAEKLTDKSKEQYGLCLRGKAGWGENMALITTLANGFGARWFDEKWQPQFNGPEWKDALNFYVDNMKKSGPPGASSNGFNENLALFNSGKCAIWVDASVAGSFVTDKTQSKVADHVGFTFAPHEKTDKGTSWMYSWSLAIPASSKAKDAAKVFTTWATSKEYNQLVAKTDGIANVPPGTRTSTYSDEYMKAAPFAKVTLESLKVADPKAPTLKPVPYIGIQLVTIPEFQAIGTQVGKFFSGALTGQQTVDQALTAAQSTTEREMKRAGYPK, from the coding sequence ATGAAACCTTCGGTAAAAGCTCTGCTTGTCTCCACCTGCATGACCCTCAGCAGCGTCAGCTTCGGCGCAGAGACCCTCACCATTGCCACGGTCAACAACAGCGACATGATCCGCATGCAAAAGCTCTCGAAAACTTTCGAGGCCGAGCACCCGGACATCAAGCTGAATTGGGTGGTGCTCGAAGAAAACGTCCTACGCCAACGCTTGACCACCGACATCGCCACCCAAGGCGGACAGTTCGACGTGCTGACCATTGGCATGTACGAAGCTGCACTCTGGGGCGCTAAGGGCTGGCTGGAACCGATGAAGGACCTGCCGGCCTCCTACGACTTGGATGACGTCTTCCCTTCCGTGCGCGATGGCTTGTCGGTCAAAGGCTCGCTGTACGCCCTGCCGTTCTACGCCGAAAGCTCGATCACCTATTACCGCACGGACCTGTTCAAGAACGCCGGGCTGACCATGCCCGAACACCCGACCTGGACCCAGATTGGTGAGTTCGCAGAAAAGCTCACTGATAAATCCAAGGAACAGTATGGCCTGTGCCTGCGGGGCAAGGCGGGCTGGGGCGAGAACATGGCGCTGATCACGACCCTGGCCAACGGCTTTGGCGCGCGCTGGTTCGATGAGAAGTGGCAGCCGCAGTTCAATGGCCCGGAGTGGAAGGATGCACTGAACTTCTACGTCGACAACATGAAAAAATCCGGCCCGCCGGGGGCTTCCAGCAACGGTTTCAACGAAAATCTCGCGCTGTTCAACAGCGGCAAATGCGCGATCTGGGTGGATGCCAGCGTCGCCGGCTCGTTTGTCACCGACAAGACCCAGAGCAAGGTGGCCGATCACGTCGGATTCACCTTCGCTCCCCACGAAAAAACCGACAAGGGCACCTCGTGGATGTACTCCTGGTCCCTGGCCATCCCGGCCAGTTCCAAAGCCAAGGACGCCGCCAAGGTCTTTACCACTTGGGCAACGTCCAAGGAATACAACCAATTGGTCGCCAAGACCGACGGCATTGCCAACGTACCACCAGGCACCCGCACCTCGACCTACAGCGACGAGTACATGAAGGCCGCGCCGTTTGCCAAGGTGACCCTGGAATCGTTGAAAGTCGCCGACCCGAAAGCCCCTACCCTCAAGCCCGTGCCCTACATCGGCATCCAGTTGGTGACCATTCCCGAATTCCAGGCCATCGGCACCCAAGTGGGCAAGTTCTTTTCGGGCGCGCTGACCGGCCAGCAGACCGTGGACCAGGCGTTGACCGCCGCGCAGTCCACCACCGAACGCGAGATGAAACGCGCTGGGTATCCCAAGTAG
- a CDS encoding PQQ-dependent sugar dehydrogenase, which yields MLRKTLLAAFCASAVLTLATPTIAAPTQSFKSEEGTLEVTTVVKGLEHPWSVAFLPGQQGLLVTERGGNLRMVSPDGQLSAPLSGVPDVWAKGQGGLLDVVLSPDFKQDRTVYLSYAEAGADGKAGTAVGRGQLSEDLKSLKNFDVVFRQQPKLSTGNHFGSRLVFDRDGYLFITLGENNDRPTAQDLDKLQGKVVRIYPDGKVPDDNPFVGQKDVRPEIWSYGVRNPKGAALNPWNGTLWENEHGPRGGDELNIIERGKNYGWPLATHGINYSGAPIPEAQGKTVEGALDPYHVWQVSPGLSGMAFYDHERFKAWQHSVFIGALVSGELIRLQLQDDKVVHEERLLGELKARIRDVRQGPDGYLYVLTHEDDGALYKVGLK from the coding sequence ATGTTGCGTAAAACACTCCTGGCCGCGTTCTGCGCCAGCGCTGTCCTGACCCTTGCCACGCCGACCATCGCCGCGCCAACCCAGTCTTTCAAAAGCGAAGAGGGCACCCTGGAAGTGACCACCGTGGTCAAGGGGCTGGAGCACCCTTGGTCCGTTGCATTCCTGCCTGGCCAACAGGGCCTGTTGGTGACGGAGCGAGGGGGCAACCTGCGCATGGTCAGCCCCGACGGCCAATTGTCCGCGCCCCTGAGCGGCGTGCCCGACGTGTGGGCCAAGGGGCAGGGCGGCCTGCTGGACGTGGTGTTGTCGCCGGACTTCAAGCAGGATCGCACCGTCTACCTGTCTTATGCCGAGGCGGGCGCAGACGGCAAGGCCGGCACCGCCGTGGGACGCGGGCAACTGTCCGAAGACCTCAAGAGCCTGAAGAATTTCGACGTGGTCTTCCGCCAGCAACCCAAGCTGTCCACGGGCAACCACTTTGGTTCGCGACTGGTCTTCGACCGCGACGGCTATCTGTTCATTACCCTGGGGGAAAACAACGACCGGCCCACCGCCCAGGACCTGGACAAGCTGCAAGGCAAGGTCGTGCGCATCTACCCCGACGGCAAGGTGCCCGACGACAACCCGTTCGTTGGTCAGAAAGATGTCCGTCCCGAGATCTGGTCCTACGGCGTGCGTAACCCCAAGGGCGCCGCCCTCAATCCTTGGAATGGCACCCTGTGGGAGAACGAGCATGGACCCCGAGGCGGCGATGAATTGAACATCATCGAGCGCGGCAAGAACTACGGCTGGCCACTGGCGACCCACGGCATCAATTATTCCGGCGCTCCGATTCCCGAAGCCCAGGGCAAAACCGTCGAAGGCGCCCTCGACCCTTACCACGTCTGGCAGGTCTCACCCGGGCTCAGCGGCATGGCGTTCTACGACCATGAGCGTTTCAAGGCCTGGCAACACAGTGTGTTCATCGGAGCCCTGGTGTCCGGGGAACTGATTCGCCTGCAATTGCAGGACGACAAGGTCGTCCATGAAGAGCGCCTGTTGGGCGAGCTCAAGGCGCGAATCCGCGATGTTCGCCAGGGTCCGGATGGGTATCTCTATGTGCTGACGCATGAAGATGACGGGGCCTTATACAAAGTTGGACTCAAGTAA
- a CDS encoding non-homologous end joining protein Ku → MARAIWKGAISFGLVHIPVALVSATSSQGVDFDWLDKRSMDPVGYKRVNKVTGKEVTKEDIVKGVQYQKGQYVLLSEEEIRSAHPKSTQTIDIFSFVDSEKIPLQNIDTPYFLAPDKRGGKVYALLRETLVKTNKVALAHVVLHTRQHLAALMPLESALVLVMLRWPAEVRELDILELGDEVTNPTLAKGELEMAKRLVQDMSADWEPQEYRDSFEDKIMELVEKKANEGRLEAVETDPGEEQRKTADVIDLTELLKRSLGGKGKANDKSAGKAPAKPAKPRKSAPAKKATKASQG, encoded by the coding sequence ATGGCTCGGGCAATCTGGAAAGGCGCAATCAGTTTCGGGCTGGTCCACATTCCTGTCGCGCTGGTGTCGGCCACCTCTTCCCAGGGTGTGGATTTTGACTGGCTGGACAAACGCAGCATGGACCCGGTGGGCTACAAGCGGGTCAACAAGGTCACGGGCAAGGAAGTGACCAAGGAAGACATCGTCAAGGGCGTCCAGTACCAGAAAGGCCAGTACGTGCTACTCAGCGAAGAGGAAATCCGCTCCGCCCACCCCAAGTCCACCCAGACCATTGATATCTTTTCCTTTGTCGACAGCGAGAAGATCCCCCTGCAAAACATCGACACGCCTTACTTTCTCGCTCCCGACAAGCGTGGCGGCAAAGTCTACGCCTTGCTGCGTGAAACCCTGGTCAAGACCAACAAAGTAGCCCTGGCCCACGTCGTGCTGCATACCCGCCAGCACCTGGCCGCCCTCATGCCCCTGGAATCGGCCCTGGTGCTGGTGATGCTGCGCTGGCCCGCGGAGGTACGCGAGCTGGATATCCTGGAACTGGGTGACGAAGTCACGAACCCGACCCTGGCCAAGGGCGAGCTGGAAATGGCCAAGCGCCTGGTGCAGGACATGAGCGCCGACTGGGAGCCGCAAGAGTACCGGGACAGTTTTGAAGACAAGATCATGGAGCTGGTGGAGAAAAAGGCCAACGAAGGCCGCCTCGAAGCCGTGGAGACCGATCCAGGCGAAGAACAACGCAAGACCGCCGATGTCATCGACCTGACCGAGCTGCTCAAGCGCAGCCTGGGCGGCAAGGGCAAGGCCAACGACAAATCCGCCGGGAAGGCGCCTGCAAAACCTGCGAAACCCCGCAAATCCGCTCCTGCCAAAAAAGCCACCAAGGCCTCCCAGGGCTAA
- a CDS encoding AraC family transcriptional regulator — MTRTARVTDPSYELMDDHNGLSIIYRQHGFPCPLVRWHFHKEYELHLIVASSGKVFIGDYIGNFYPQSLFLTGPNLPHNWISQVAEDEVVPKRDMLVNFTDELFESGHQVFAELKTVAPLLERAQYGIEFRCKRTIRQAMTLMQRIADSQGMSRLGHFFILMELLAATDDYQLLSGATAPQTADEHSIDRTNRAVDYIFAHYARELPLEEVAEHLGMKPTYFSRVFKQATGRCFIEFVNRLRISKSCELLADGDKPVTDVCFESGFNNISNFNRRFQQLKGMTPSHYRRLAVQRLTEQNQG, encoded by the coding sequence ATGACCCGAACAGCCAGAGTCACCGACCCCTCCTATGAGTTGATGGACGACCATAACGGGCTGTCCATCATCTACCGCCAGCATGGTTTTCCCTGCCCGCTGGTGCGCTGGCATTTCCACAAGGAATACGAGCTGCACTTGATCGTCGCCAGTTCCGGCAAGGTGTTCATTGGCGACTACATCGGTAACTTCTACCCCCAGTCGCTGTTTCTCACCGGGCCCAACCTGCCCCACAACTGGATCAGCCAGGTGGCCGAGGACGAAGTGGTGCCCAAGCGCGACATGCTGGTGAACTTCACCGACGAGTTGTTCGAAAGCGGCCACCAGGTATTCGCTGAACTCAAGACGGTCGCACCGCTGCTCGAACGCGCCCAATACGGCATCGAGTTCCGCTGCAAGCGCACCATCCGCCAGGCCATGACCCTGATGCAGCGCATCGCCGACTCCCAGGGCATGAGCCGACTGGGGCACTTTTTCATCCTGATGGAGCTGCTGGCCGCCACGGATGACTACCAACTGCTGTCCGGCGCGACCGCCCCGCAAACGGCGGACGAACACAGCATCGACCGCACCAACCGCGCGGTGGACTACATCTTTGCCCATTACGCCCGGGAGCTGCCCCTGGAAGAAGTCGCCGAGCACCTGGGCATGAAGCCCACCTATTTCAGTCGGGTGTTCAAACAGGCCACCGGCCGCTGCTTCATCGAATTCGTCAATCGCCTGCGCATCAGCAAATCCTGCGAATTGCTGGCCGATGGCGACAAGCCGGTGACGGATGTGTGTTTTGAATCCGGCTTCAACAACATCTCCAATTTCAACCGGCGTTTCCAACAGCTCAAGGGCATGACGCCTTCCCACTACCGGCGGTTGGCGGTGCAGCGGTTGACCGAGCAGAACCAGGGCTGA
- a CDS encoding ABC transporter ATP-binding protein yields MANLKIKNLQKGFEGFSIIKGIDLEVNDREFVVFVGPSGCGKSTLLRLIAGLEEVSDGTIELDGRDITEVSPAKRDLAMVFQTYALYPHMSVRKNMSFALDLAGVPKAEVEKKVNEAARILELGPMLERKPKQLSGGQRQRVAIGRAIVRNPKIFLFDEPLSNLDAALRVQMRLELARLHKELQATMIYVTHDQVEAMTLADKVVVLNSGRIEQVGSPLELYHQPANLFVAGFLGTPKMGFLKGKVTALDSQGCEVLLDAGTRISLPLSGANLSVGGAVTLGIRPEHLNLAQPGDCTLQVTADVSERLGSDTFCHVVTTSGEALTMRVRGDLASRFGEQLSLHLDAEHCHLFDAEGVAVSRALRAAA; encoded by the coding sequence ATGGCCAACCTGAAAATCAAGAATTTGCAAAAGGGTTTCGAAGGCTTCTCCATCATCAAGGGTATCGACCTTGAGGTGAACGACCGCGAGTTCGTGGTCTTCGTCGGCCCATCGGGCTGCGGCAAGTCCACGCTGCTGCGGCTGATCGCCGGCTTGGAAGAGGTCAGCGACGGCACCATCGAACTCGATGGCCGGGACATTACCGAAGTCAGCCCGGCCAAGCGCGACCTGGCGATGGTGTTCCAGACCTACGCCTTGTACCCGCACATGAGCGTGCGCAAGAACATGTCTTTCGCCCTGGACCTGGCCGGTGTGCCCAAGGCTGAAGTCGAGAAGAAGGTCAACGAAGCGGCGCGCATCCTCGAATTGGGGCCGATGCTCGAGCGCAAGCCCAAGCAACTGTCCGGCGGCCAGCGCCAGCGCGTGGCAATCGGCCGGGCCATTGTGCGCAACCCGAAAATCTTCCTGTTCGACGAACCCTTGTCCAACCTCGACGCCGCCCTGCGGGTGCAGATGCGCCTGGAACTGGCACGCCTGCACAAGGAGCTGCAGGCGACGATGATCTACGTGACCCACGACCAGGTCGAAGCCATGACCCTGGCCGACAAGGTGGTGGTGCTCAATAGCGGGCGCATCGAACAGGTTGGCTCGCCGCTGGAGCTGTATCACCAGCCGGCCAACCTGTTTGTCGCCGGGTTCCTCGGCACGCCGAAAATGGGCTTTCTCAAAGGCAAGGTCACCGCCTTGGACAGCCAGGGTTGTGAAGTCCTGCTGGACGCCGGCACGCGTATCAGCCTGCCATTGAGCGGTGCCAACCTGAGCGTCGGCGGCGCGGTGACCCTGGGGATTCGTCCGGAACACCTGAACCTGGCGCAACCGGGCGATTGCACCCTGCAAGTCACCGCCGACGTCAGTGAGCGACTGGGTAGCGACACCTTCTGTCACGTCGTCACGACGTCCGGCGAAGCCTTGACCATGCGGGTTCGCGGCGACCTGGCGAGCCGTTTCGGTGAGCAACTGAGCCTGCACCTGGACGCTGAACACTGCCATTTATTCGATGCCGAAGGCGTAGCGGTCTCCCGCGCGCTGCGTGCTGCCGCCTGA
- the xylB gene encoding xylulokinase — protein sequence MANQQLFLGIDCGTQGTKALILDALSGQVLGQGAAAHSMISGANGRREQDTQQWLDAFTQATHQALAAAGVDGQAILGIGVSGQQHGLVLLDEQGQVLRPAKLWCDTETTPENDRLLAHLGGEDGSLERLGVVIAPGYTVSKLLWTREQHPQVFERIASVVLPHDFLNYWLTGRHCSEYGDASGTGYFNVRTRQWDVQLLRHIDPGERLLMALPELIEAHQPVGRILPAIAAHLGINPNAVVASGGGDNMMGAIGTGNIQPGVITMSLGSSGTVYAYAAEPAVSPQPSVATFCSSSGGWLPLICTMNLTNATGAIRELLDLDIDAFNAQVVQAPIGAEGVCMLPFLNGERVPALPHATASLLGLTTTNLTRANLCRAVVEGTTFGLRYGLDLLRANGLKAQSIRLIGGGSKSPVWRQIVADIMDTTVICTEQSEAAALGAAIQAAWCHSGAQDSLAELCERCVKLDPASETWPVAAHVAASQQAYERYRQHVATL from the coding sequence ATGGCAAACCAACAACTGTTCCTGGGCATCGACTGCGGCACCCAAGGCACCAAGGCGCTGATCCTGGATGCGCTCAGCGGCCAGGTACTCGGCCAGGGCGCAGCTGCCCACAGCATGATCAGCGGGGCCAACGGTCGCCGTGAGCAAGACACCCAGCAATGGCTCGATGCATTCACCCAGGCGACCCATCAGGCCTTGGCTGCCGCCGGGGTCGATGGCCAGGCGATCCTCGGCATCGGCGTGTCCGGCCAGCAACACGGCTTGGTGTTGCTTGACGAGCAAGGCCAGGTCTTGCGCCCCGCGAAGCTGTGGTGCGACACCGAGACGACGCCGGAAAACGATCGGCTCCTGGCGCACCTGGGCGGTGAAGACGGCAGCCTCGAACGCCTCGGCGTGGTGATCGCGCCGGGCTACACGGTTTCCAAACTGCTCTGGACGCGGGAGCAGCATCCCCAGGTTTTCGAACGCATCGCCAGCGTCGTGCTGCCCCACGACTTCCTCAACTACTGGCTCACCGGCCGCCATTGCAGCGAATACGGCGACGCCTCGGGGACCGGCTACTTCAACGTGCGCACCCGTCAATGGGACGTGCAGTTGTTGCGACATATCGATCCCGGCGAACGCCTGCTAATGGCGCTTCCGGAGCTGATCGAGGCCCATCAGCCGGTCGGGCGCATCCTGCCCGCCATTGCCGCGCACCTGGGCATCAACCCCAACGCGGTGGTAGCCAGTGGCGGCGGCGACAACATGATGGGCGCCATCGGCACCGGCAATATCCAGCCCGGCGTGATCACCATGAGCCTCGGCTCCTCCGGTACGGTCTATGCCTATGCCGCCGAACCTGCGGTCAGCCCGCAACCGTCAGTGGCGACGTTCTGCTCTTCCAGCGGTGGCTGGCTGCCGCTGATCTGCACCATGAACCTGACCAACGCCACCGGGGCGATTCGCGAGTTGCTGGACCTGGACATCGACGCTTTCAACGCCCAGGTGGTCCAGGCCCCGATTGGCGCCGAGGGTGTGTGCATGCTGCCGTTCCTCAACGGCGAGCGGGTGCCTGCCCTGCCCCATGCCACCGCTAGCCTGCTGGGCCTGACCACCACCAACTTGACCCGGGCCAATCTGTGCCGCGCCGTGGTCGAAGGCACGACCTTCGGTTTGCGCTATGGCTTGGACCTGCTGCGGGCCAACGGACTCAAGGCCCAGAGCATTCGCCTGATCGGCGGCGGCTCGAAGAGCCCGGTGTGGCGGCAGATCGTCGCCGACATCATGGACACCACGGTCATCTGCACCGAACAAAGCGAAGCGGCGGCGTTGGGTGCGGCGATCCAGGCGGCGTGGTGCCATTCAGGCGCGCAAGACAGTCTGGCCGAACTGTGCGAGCGCTGCGTCAAGCTCGACCCGGCCAGCGAAACCTGGCCAGTGGCCGCACACGTCGCGGCGTCCCAGCAGGCGTATGAACGTTACCGACAACACGTCGCAACCCTTTGA
- a CDS encoding carbohydrate ABC transporter permease, translated as MTLQQSRRLQSLLLGTLAWAIAILIFFPIFWMVLTSFKTEIDAFATPPQFIFAPTLENYLHINERSNYFSFAWNSVVISFSATALCLLIAVPAAYSMAFYETQRTKGTLLWMLSTKMLPPVGVLMPIYLLAKQFGLLDTRIALIIIYTLINLPIVVWMIYTYFKDIPRDILEAARLDGATLWQEMVRVLLPIAKGGLASTVLLSLILCWNEAFWSLNLTSSKAAPLTALIASYSSPEGLFWAKLSAVSTLACAPILIFGWISQKQLVRGLSFGAVK; from the coding sequence ATGACTCTTCAACAATCCCGTCGCCTGCAAAGCCTGCTGTTGGGCACGCTGGCCTGGGCCATCGCGATCCTGATCTTCTTTCCGATCTTCTGGATGGTGCTGACCAGCTTCAAGACCGAAATCGATGCGTTCGCCACACCGCCGCAGTTCATCTTCGCGCCGACCCTGGAGAACTACCTGCACATCAACGAGCGCAGCAATTACTTCAGCTTTGCCTGGAACTCGGTGGTGATTTCCTTCAGCGCCACCGCCCTTTGCCTGCTGATCGCGGTGCCGGCGGCCTACTCCATGGCGTTCTATGAAACCCAGCGCACCAAAGGCACATTGCTGTGGATGCTCTCCACCAAAATGCTGCCACCGGTGGGCGTACTGATGCCGATCTACCTGCTGGCCAAGCAGTTTGGCCTGCTGGACACGCGTATCGCGTTGATCATCATCTACACACTGATCAACCTGCCCATCGTGGTCTGGATGATTTACACCTACTTCAAGGACATTCCTCGCGACATCCTCGAGGCCGCACGCCTGGATGGCGCCACGCTCTGGCAGGAAATGGTCCGCGTGCTGCTGCCCATCGCCAAGGGCGGCCTGGCGTCCACCGTGCTGCTGTCGCTGATCCTGTGCTGGAACGAGGCGTTCTGGTCGCTGAACCTCACCTCCTCCAAGGCCGCGCCCCTGACGGCGTTGATCGCTTCCTACTCCAGCCCGGAGGGTTTGTTCTGGGCCAAATTATCGGCCGTCTCGACCCTGGCCTGCGCGCCGATCCTGATCTTTGGCTGGATCAGCCAGAAACAGCTGGTGCGCGGTTTGTCCTTCGGCGCGGTGAAATAA
- a CDS encoding DUF1652 domain-containing protein gives MFLSALEMRNIIESSLLPKRSQCTLSPELVMTIKIFDDHRTDHAALVKTGIDASKLTGCRAINDLIAELRTELDHNPAAGNHFHQQHHRMTGR, from the coding sequence ATGTTTCTATCTGCCCTCGAAATGCGAAACATCATTGAAAGCAGTTTGCTGCCCAAGCGCTCGCAATGCACCTTGTCACCTGAGTTGGTGATGACGATCAAGATCTTCGATGACCACAGGACCGATCATGCGGCCCTGGTTAAAACCGGCATCGATGCCAGCAAGCTTACCGGTTGCCGGGCCATCAACGACCTGATCGCCGAGCTGCGTACGGAGCTTGACCATAACCCCGCCGCTGGCAATCACTTTCATCAGCAACATCATCGAATGACCGGGCGCTGA